TGGTAGGAGGTGTATGGCATCGCCGGATACAGGTTTGCGCCATCCTTGCGCTTGCCCTCGGTGAGCGCAGCGAAGAACTCGTCGGCGCTGTAGCTGCCGATGCCGTACTGCTTGTCCGAAGTGATGTTGCTGCCATAGATGGTGCCGAACGGCGACTCGATCGGCAGGCCGCCGGCGAACGGCGCGCCGCCCTCGGCGGTGTGGCAGGCCATGCAGTCGGCCGCACGGGCCAGATACTCGCCACGCTTGACCTGATCCTGCTCCGCCGCCTGGACACCCAGGGCTGCGCCGAGGCCCGCGGCCAGTGCGAGACTGGAAAGAATGCGCTGCATGCTCAACCCTCCTTGACCAGGCCGAGGTCGGTGAGCACCTCGCGCGTGGCCTCGTAGTAACGCACGTAGCCGGTGCAACGGCAGATGTGGTGGCCGAGGCTGGCTTCGATGGTCGCCTCCAGCTCACTCTTCTTCAGCGGCTGGCGCTGGGCCTTTTCCACCAGCACCGTGGCGGCATTGACGAAGCCCGGCGCGCAGTAGCTGCACTGGAAGGCGAAGCGGTCGACGAACTTCTGCTGGATCGGATTGAGCTCGGCAACGCCGCCATCCTCGCCACGCTTGGCGTGCCCCTCGATGGTGCGCACCTTCTTGCCCTCGAAGTAATGTGCGCCGGTGATGCAGGTACGCACTTCCTC
The Pseudomonas triclosanedens DNA segment above includes these coding regions:
- a CDS encoding (2Fe-2S)-binding protein, with product MANRPLKLTINGQTVGPVEVPDDLPMIDYLHEYQNLTGSRLGCGQGICHACVVIVDNPDGTSEEVRTCITGAHYFEGKKVRTIEGHAKRGEDGGVAELNPIQQKFVDRFAFQCSYCAPGFVNAATVLVEKAQRQPLKKSELEATIEASLGHHICRCTGYVRYYEATREVLTDLGLVKEG